The following proteins come from a genomic window of Pyxidicoccus sp. MSG2:
- a CDS encoding DUF6311 domain-containing protein, with protein MSNPSPPALMEPSPPALAPPSPVPTRASRWAPWVAALGGLGWFLWLGGGNVLPPTRIDWMMREDWAGHIFGWLFYRNAPWGLPLSSSPNQLYPYGTSVALTDGNPLVAVLLKPFSALLPADFQYTGAWLGLCFVLMGYFGARLVAVVSPRPAHQVLGGVLLALAPPMAARFGHPTLCAHWLLVAMLWLHLRDTPDAHAAGKALALAALFNAVGAGTHPYLVAMLAPLAVALTVRLALGRVLGWGAAVAAAVGFLLLDVGVFALFGYFGGSGLGAEGFGDFSADLATLFNPMGWSRLLPSLNAAPRQGEGFGYLGAGALLLLALSLLATVFRFSTLRGVPWRRGVPVAVTVLLMAAYALSWRVTWMGRQVVDLGALYAPLSRLTSAFRSSGRFVWPLSYLLVACAVLLWLRLWRARPWVGTAALVLAVAVQAYDWRAERSPLHRPGSFRRLQAPEWAELRGAYQHLALFPPHIQWVCRYDEPVVNALGYTAYRLGLTFNSGYASRTPPELARECHATLPPGGVDADTAYVVSAEALGSFLQQGARCGVLEGLPVCVAGQRTDAFARALERQPLR; from the coding sequence ATGTCGAACCCGAGTCCGCCGGCGTTGATGGAGCCCTCCCCGCCCGCGCTCGCGCCGCCTTCACCCGTCCCCACCCGTGCGAGCCGGTGGGCGCCCTGGGTGGCCGCCCTCGGCGGGCTGGGCTGGTTCCTGTGGCTGGGCGGGGGCAACGTGCTGCCGCCCACGCGCATCGACTGGATGATGCGCGAGGACTGGGCGGGCCACATCTTCGGCTGGCTCTTCTACCGCAACGCCCCGTGGGGCCTGCCGCTGTCGTCCTCGCCCAACCAGCTCTACCCCTACGGCACCTCCGTGGCGCTCACGGACGGCAACCCGCTGGTGGCGGTGCTGCTCAAGCCCTTCAGCGCGCTCCTGCCCGCGGACTTCCAGTACACCGGCGCGTGGCTGGGGCTGTGCTTCGTGCTGATGGGGTACTTCGGCGCGCGGCTGGTGGCGGTGGTGTCGCCGCGCCCCGCGCACCAGGTGCTGGGCGGCGTGCTGCTGGCCCTGGCCCCGCCCATGGCGGCGCGCTTCGGCCACCCCACCCTGTGCGCGCACTGGCTGCTGGTGGCCATGCTGTGGCTGCACCTGCGCGACACTCCGGATGCCCACGCCGCGGGGAAGGCCCTGGCCCTGGCCGCGCTGTTCAACGCCGTGGGCGCGGGCACGCACCCGTACCTCGTGGCCATGCTCGCGCCGCTCGCGGTGGCGCTGACGGTGCGGCTCGCGCTCGGCCGGGTGCTCGGGTGGGGCGCGGCGGTGGCGGCCGCGGTGGGCTTCCTCCTGCTGGACGTGGGCGTCTTCGCCCTCTTCGGCTACTTCGGCGGCAGCGGGCTGGGCGCGGAGGGCTTCGGTGACTTCTCCGCGGACCTGGCCACGCTGTTCAACCCCATGGGCTGGTCGCGGCTCCTGCCCTCGCTGAACGCGGCGCCGAGGCAGGGCGAGGGCTTCGGCTACCTCGGGGCCGGCGCGCTGCTGCTGCTCGCCCTGTCCCTGCTCGCCACCGTGTTCCGCTTCTCCACGCTGCGCGGCGTGCCCTGGCGCCGCGGCGTGCCGGTGGCGGTGACGGTGCTGCTGATGGCCGCCTACGCGCTGTCGTGGCGCGTGACGTGGATGGGGCGGCAGGTGGTGGACCTGGGCGCGCTGTACGCGCCGCTCTCGCGGCTGACGTCGGCGTTCCGCTCGTCGGGGCGCTTCGTGTGGCCGCTGAGCTACCTGCTGGTGGCCTGCGCGGTGCTGCTGTGGCTGCGGCTGTGGCGGGCGCGTCCCTGGGTGGGCACCGCGGCGCTGGTGCTGGCCGTCGCGGTGCAGGCGTATGACTGGCGCGCGGAGCGCAGCCCGCTGCACCGGCCCGGGAGCTTCCGTCGCCTCCAGGCTCCCGAGTGGGCGGAATTGCGCGGTGCCTACCAGCACCTCGCCCTCTTTCCACCCCACATCCAGTGGGTATGCCGCTATGACGAGCCGGTGGTGAACGCACTCGGCTACACGGCCTATCGACTGGGACTCACCTTCAACAGCGGCTACGCGTCACGTACGCCGCCGGAGCTGGCCCGGGAGTGCCACGCAACGCTGCCTCCAGGCGGCGTGGACGCGGACACGGCCTATGTGGTCTCGGCCGAGGCGCTCGGGTCCTTCCTCCAGCAGGGTGCCCGCTGCGGCGTGCTGGAGGGACTGCCGGTGTGCGTGGCGGGGCAGCGGACGGACGCCTTCGCACGGGCGCTGGAGCGCCAGCCGCTGCGATAG
- a CDS encoding ATP-binding protein yields MGSEDIVTALRRVSLFSRLSDEQLRWIADHGRQLHFAAGVRIAAQGDPADGLSVILEGRTEWTRRVGAQEVHAATLEAGDIFGELILFLNSPHPTTGRAVTDVRLFRLETATFWELLRVAPVLMRGLMELASQRSQPHETGSRQQPELLSAGQLAAGVAGELDNPAASSRRSAARLRETLRAVSTRAMALGEHGLSPAQRGALLALPREAAERGRTSPLLEPVARAEREEALGSWLEARGVAEAWEAAPVLVASGLDVAWLESVSTRVGEGLLGDVLAWLVAAVTCDVLLAEVERGTARVSTLVEAMKAYSFLDPMPAQEVDLHEGLERTLSVLGHRMSDGRVTVERQYERSLPRLKAEDGALEEVWTQLVLNALQALGERGGHLRLRTWAESGRAVVEVSDDGPGIPKDLMPRIFEPFFSTKPHAAGLGLDVCRRVVERHGGDLRVLSEPGGTRVQVRLPV; encoded by the coding sequence ATGGGAAGCGAGGACATCGTCACAGCGTTGCGCCGGGTGTCGCTGTTCTCCCGGCTCAGCGACGAGCAGCTCCGGTGGATTGCCGACCACGGCCGGCAGCTCCACTTCGCGGCGGGCGTGCGCATCGCCGCGCAGGGAGACCCGGCCGACGGGCTGTCCGTCATCCTGGAGGGCCGCACGGAGTGGACACGCCGTGTGGGCGCGCAGGAGGTGCACGCCGCGACGCTGGAGGCGGGCGACATCTTCGGCGAGCTCATCCTCTTCCTGAACTCGCCCCACCCCACCACCGGCCGCGCGGTGACGGACGTGCGCCTGTTCCGCCTGGAGACCGCCACCTTCTGGGAATTGCTGCGCGTGGCGCCGGTGCTGATGCGCGGGCTGATGGAACTGGCCTCGCAGCGCTCGCAGCCCCACGAGACGGGCTCCAGGCAGCAACCGGAGCTGCTGTCCGCCGGACAGCTGGCGGCGGGGGTGGCGGGAGAGCTGGACAACCCCGCTGCGTCGTCGCGGCGGAGCGCGGCGCGCCTGCGCGAGACGCTGCGGGCGGTGTCGACGCGGGCCATGGCGCTCGGGGAGCACGGGCTGTCCCCGGCGCAGCGCGGGGCCCTGCTCGCCCTGCCCCGCGAGGCAGCCGAGCGCGGCAGGACGTCCCCGCTGCTGGAGCCCGTGGCTCGGGCGGAGCGCGAGGAGGCGCTGGGCAGCTGGCTGGAGGCACGCGGCGTGGCGGAGGCGTGGGAGGCGGCGCCCGTGCTGGTGGCCTCCGGGCTGGACGTGGCGTGGCTGGAGTCGGTGTCGACGCGCGTGGGCGAGGGGCTGCTGGGTGACGTGCTCGCGTGGCTGGTGGCCGCGGTGACGTGTGACGTGTTGCTGGCCGAGGTGGAGCGCGGCACGGCGCGCGTGTCCACGCTGGTGGAGGCGATGAAGGCCTACAGCTTCCTGGACCCGATGCCGGCGCAGGAAGTGGACCTGCACGAGGGCCTGGAGCGGACGCTGTCGGTGCTGGGCCACCGCATGTCCGACGGCCGCGTCACGGTGGAGCGCCAGTACGAGCGGAGCCTGCCGCGGCTGAAGGCGGAGGACGGCGCGCTCGAGGAGGTGTGGACGCAATTGGTGCTCAACGCGCTGCAGGCGCTGGGCGAGCGCGGCGGCCACCTGCGCCTGCGCACGTGGGCCGAGAGTGGGCGCGCGGTGGTGGAGGTGTCGGACGATGGACCGGGCATTCCGAAGGACCTGATGCCGCGCATCTTCGAGCCCTTCTTCAGCACGAAGCCGCACGCGGCGGGCCTGGGGCTGGACGTCTGCCGCCGTGTCGTCGAGCGGCACGGCGGAGACCTCCGCGTCCTGTCCGAGCCCGGCGGCACCCGCGTCCAGGTGCGCCTCCCGGTGTAG
- a CDS encoding DUF7151 family protein, whose protein sequence is MRSTWLVVLALVAGCDGIDLGELVPSHAARTRIAPEPPGAHCPHGGQAVLSGLDLDDDGVLDDGEVTTTEYACTTVLVYSQPEPEGPHCEHGGRAVHTGPDTDADGQLDDGEVTATEYVCATAIPDVLVRTRQLPPGEKCPNGGQVSHAGRDVDGNGLLDDGEISREVYGCMEPAPVLARVLPLAVPPPGCRKTSSLLEAGVDEDEDGVLDDAEARASLRMCLAPEAVFLLQRPEPAGVRCPTGGTAVGAGLDLNEDAKLSPNEVLVTAYVCQPTATYEGTYQVRNAADLAALQAISHIKGGLDITDSDLAQVELPGLVSVEGSLNIARNPSLTVLNLLGLRSVSEAVVIANNDNLEVLGLGPSGPIPAHVLRIGTDLTLDTNARLTTLFGLSAALPRQSVKVARNALLVGGDGPRYLVELSGDLDIVENPRLESLGAFGELEKVGGRVLLFNNAALTSLAGLEKLKTVASDVVINDNDALLSVAALSALERIGGRFEASDNNSMLTLELPALVHAGNIELHWNYQLETVGPMPSLEAVDGIFSINSNDKLVGVTGMPRLVHLGGGLGLSGNALLEDLSGFSQLLRLQQLGVSSNNALTSLAQLNGLRELGRLTVQDNRQLVRLDLDGLVRVTQSFQVVDNPKLPGCLATSLATAVYTGPSEERIIERNADTPCGL, encoded by the coding sequence ATGCGCTCGACATGGCTGGTGGTGCTCGCGCTGGTGGCGGGCTGTGACGGCATCGACCTGGGGGAGCTCGTCCCCTCGCACGCGGCACGCACGCGCATCGCCCCGGAGCCTCCGGGCGCGCACTGCCCGCACGGCGGGCAGGCGGTGCTCTCCGGCCTGGACCTCGATGACGACGGCGTGCTCGACGACGGCGAGGTGACGACCACCGAGTACGCCTGCACCACGGTGCTCGTCTACAGCCAGCCGGAGCCGGAGGGCCCCCACTGCGAGCACGGCGGGAGGGCGGTGCACACCGGCCCGGACACGGACGCGGACGGGCAGCTCGACGACGGCGAGGTGACGGCCACCGAATACGTCTGCGCCACGGCCATCCCGGACGTGCTGGTGCGCACGCGGCAGCTGCCGCCCGGGGAGAAGTGCCCGAATGGAGGCCAGGTCTCCCACGCCGGACGCGACGTGGACGGCAATGGGCTGCTGGACGACGGGGAGATTTCCCGCGAGGTGTACGGCTGCATGGAGCCGGCGCCGGTGCTCGCGCGGGTGCTCCCCCTGGCGGTGCCCCCTCCCGGGTGCAGGAAGACCAGCTCGCTCCTCGAGGCTGGCGTGGACGAGGACGAAGATGGGGTGCTCGACGACGCGGAGGCGAGGGCCTCCCTGCGCATGTGCCTGGCGCCCGAAGCGGTGTTCCTGCTCCAGCGGCCCGAGCCCGCGGGCGTGCGGTGCCCCACGGGAGGCACCGCGGTGGGGGCCGGCCTGGACCTGAACGAGGACGCGAAGCTGTCTCCCAACGAGGTGCTCGTCACCGCGTACGTGTGCCAGCCCACGGCCACCTACGAGGGGACCTATCAGGTGCGGAACGCGGCGGACCTCGCGGCGCTCCAGGCCATCTCCCACATCAAGGGCGGGCTCGACATCACCGACTCGGACCTCGCGCAGGTGGAGCTGCCCGGGCTCGTCTCGGTGGAGGGTTCGCTGAACATCGCCCGGAACCCGTCACTCACCGTGCTGAACCTGCTGGGCCTGCGCTCCGTGAGCGAGGCCGTCGTCATCGCCAATAACGACAACCTCGAGGTGCTTGGCCTCGGCCCGTCCGGTCCCATTCCGGCGCACGTGCTGCGGATTGGCACGGACCTGACGCTGGACACCAATGCCCGGCTGACGACGCTGTTCGGCTTGTCGGCCGCGCTCCCGCGCCAGAGCGTCAAGGTGGCGCGCAATGCGCTGCTCGTTGGCGGGGACGGGCCGCGGTACCTCGTGGAGCTGTCAGGCGACCTGGACATCGTGGAAAACCCTCGCCTGGAGTCGCTGGGCGCCTTCGGCGAGCTCGAGAAGGTGGGGGGCCGTGTGCTGCTCTTCAACAACGCCGCGCTCACCTCGCTCGCGGGGTTGGAGAAGCTGAAGACCGTTGCCTCGGATGTCGTCATCAACGACAACGATGCCCTGCTGAGCGTCGCGGCGCTGTCGGCCCTGGAGCGCATCGGCGGCAGGTTCGAGGCGAGCGACAACAACAGCATGCTCACGCTGGAGCTGCCCGCGCTCGTGCACGCCGGCAACATCGAGCTCCACTGGAACTACCAGCTGGAGACGGTGGGGCCCATGCCCTCCCTGGAGGCGGTGGACGGCATCTTCAGCATCAACAGCAACGACAAGCTGGTGGGCGTAACGGGCATGCCCCGTCTCGTCCATCTGGGCGGGGGACTCGGCCTCTCTGGAAACGCGCTGCTGGAGGACCTCTCCGGCTTCAGCCAGCTGCTGCGCTTGCAGCAGCTCGGGGTGTCCAGCAACAACGCCCTGACGAGCCTGGCGCAGCTGAACGGCCTGCGCGAGCTGGGAAGGCTGACCGTGCAGGACAATCGCCAACTCGTCCGGCTGGACCTGGACGGGCTCGTCCGGGTGACCCAGAGCTTTCAAGTCGTGGACAACCCGAAGCTTCCCGGGTGCCTGGCCACGTCGCTCGCGACGGCCGTGTACACCGGCCCGTCCGAAGAGCGCATCATCGAGCGCAACGCCGACACGCCCTGCGGCCTGTAG
- a CDS encoding DUF7151 family protein, whose protein sequence is MRSTWLVVLALVAGCDGIILREPVPSHAARTRITPEPPGAHCPHGGQAVLSGLDLDDDGVLDDGEVTTTEYACATVLVYSQPEPAGPHCEHGGRAVRTGPDTDTDGQLDDGEVTATEYLCATAIPDVLVRTRVVQPGEKCPNGGQLSRAGHDTNGNGELEDGEVTREVYGCMSPEMVLARVRDFEPPPFLCAGKMTSVEAGLDSDQDGELDDGESRARMTLCLDVSRVAVKLLEEGPGARCPAGGTRVQAGEDVNHDGELVGLEVSSETFVCQPLGRYAGNYEVKTAADLAALQGISHIEGHLVIQDTQLTEVVLPGLSVVEGRVLVDGNSLLTRLELPGLRFVEHDAQVSSHPLLETLVLGGAWGAKLRVEGFLSIRANPRLASLAGLSNVIPRVGLGLQENDALDFVQDQEGFGSVEWLTGYLVVSNNASLHALPFPNLRHVGGSVQIYGNSSLRNLSGTNLTSIGAELWVGDNDLLEDLSGMPSLQALTGRLSVSGNDALRTTAGLSGLAWVGGFVIIRNPQLEWVGDMPALRSVDFQFELSMNPKLRGLRNLDQLLYISQLTLTDNPLLDELSPLARMTRLESLKVQRNAALTSLGALADLREVTELNLMENPNLTRFDLGALQKVSREFSVTYNPKLPTCRVTALADAVYTGNPAQRSITNNDDTATCDN, encoded by the coding sequence ATGCGCTCGACGTGGCTGGTAGTGCTCGCGCTGGTGGCGGGCTGTGACGGCATCATCCTGCGAGAGCCCGTCCCCTCGCACGCGGCACGCACGCGCATCACCCCGGAGCCTCCGGGCGCGCACTGCCCGCATGGCGGTCAGGCGGTGCTCTCCGGCCTGGACCTCGATGACGACGGCGTGCTCGACGACGGCGAGGTGACGACCACCGAGTACGCCTGCGCCACGGTGCTCGTCTACAGCCAGCCGGAGCCGGCGGGCCCCCACTGCGAGCACGGCGGGCGGGCGGTGCGCACCGGCCCGGACACGGACACGGACGGGCAGCTCGACGACGGCGAGGTGACGGCCACCGAGTACCTCTGCGCCACGGCCATCCCGGACGTGCTGGTGCGCACGCGGGTGGTCCAGCCCGGCGAGAAGTGCCCGAATGGCGGCCAGCTGTCGCGCGCCGGGCACGACACCAACGGCAACGGCGAGCTGGAGGACGGCGAGGTCACCCGCGAGGTGTACGGCTGCATGTCTCCGGAGATGGTGCTCGCCCGCGTCCGCGACTTCGAGCCGCCGCCCTTCCTCTGCGCAGGGAAGATGACGTCGGTCGAAGCAGGGTTGGACTCGGACCAGGATGGCGAGCTGGACGATGGAGAGAGCCGGGCCCGGATGACGCTCTGCCTGGACGTCTCCCGGGTGGCGGTGAAGCTGCTCGAGGAAGGCCCGGGCGCGCGGTGCCCCGCCGGCGGCACGCGGGTGCAGGCCGGTGAGGACGTGAATCACGACGGCGAGCTGGTCGGCCTGGAGGTCTCCTCGGAGACCTTCGTGTGCCAGCCGCTGGGCAGGTATGCCGGGAACTACGAGGTGAAGACCGCGGCGGACCTCGCGGCGCTCCAGGGCATCTCCCATATCGAGGGCCACCTCGTCATCCAGGACACGCAGCTGACCGAGGTGGTGCTCCCGGGACTGTCGGTGGTCGAGGGCCGGGTGCTCGTCGATGGCAACAGCCTCCTGACGCGCCTGGAGCTGCCGGGCCTGCGCTTCGTCGAGCATGACGCGCAGGTGTCCTCACACCCGCTGCTGGAGACCTTGGTACTCGGCGGCGCCTGGGGCGCGAAGCTGCGGGTGGAGGGATTCCTGAGCATCCGCGCCAACCCGCGACTGGCGAGCCTGGCCGGGCTGAGCAATGTCATCCCGCGCGTGGGCCTGGGCCTGCAGGAGAACGACGCGCTGGACTTCGTGCAGGACCAGGAGGGCTTCGGCAGCGTCGAGTGGCTCACGGGCTACCTCGTCGTCTCGAACAATGCCTCGCTGCATGCGCTCCCCTTTCCCAACCTGCGGCACGTGGGCGGCAGCGTGCAGATCTACGGCAACAGCTCCCTGCGGAACCTGTCGGGCACGAACCTGACCTCCATCGGCGCGGAGCTGTGGGTGGGCGACAATGACCTGCTCGAGGACCTGTCGGGGATGCCCTCGCTGCAGGCCCTCACCGGCCGCCTCAGCGTCAGTGGCAACGACGCGCTGCGCACCACCGCGGGCCTGTCGGGGCTCGCCTGGGTGGGCGGGTTCGTCATCATCCGCAACCCCCAGCTGGAGTGGGTGGGCGACATGCCCGCACTGCGCTCCGTCGACTTCCAGTTCGAGCTCAGCATGAACCCGAAGCTGCGGGGCCTGCGCAACCTGGACCAACTGCTGTACATCTCGCAGCTGACCCTCACCGACAACCCGCTGCTAGATGAGCTGTCGCCGCTCGCGCGGATGACGCGCCTGGAGAGCCTGAAGGTGCAGCGCAACGCCGCGCTGACGAGCCTGGGGGCCCTGGCGGACCTGCGCGAGGTGACCGAGCTCAACCTGATGGAGAACCCGAACCTGACCCGGTTCGACCTGGGCGCGCTGCAGAAGGTGTCGCGGGAGTTCTCCGTCACCTACAACCCGAAGCTGCCCACGTGCCGGGTCACCGCGCTCGCGGATGCGGTGTACACGGGCAATCCCGCTCAGCGGAGCATCACCAACAACGACGACACGGCCACCTGCGACAACTGA
- a CDS encoding DUF7151 family protein — translation MRWTWTAVLALVAGCNGIQLDDVVKQHGARTRVAAEPPGVHCAHGGSAVLSGLDLNDNDVLDDGEVTRTEYVCATALTRMTAEPAGPHCALGGQAIQTGVDVDGSGALEDAEVTATDYLCATAVPDVLVRTQEVRPGDACPHGGQLSRAGHDANGNGELEDGEVTREVYGCMTPATVVARVRNSEPPPFNCAGQMTSVEAGLDSDRDGELDDAERRTGMNLCADAARVVVALFTEPAGAQCPAGGTWVVAGEDTDRDGKLDELEVVAARLVCQPLHTYVGDYWVTTAADLAALQGISHLQGHLFISGTQLTEVVLPGLSVVEGQVLVTGNSLLTRLELPGLRFVGQDLEVSSQPLMETLVLGSALSGQLWVEQYLRIRSNPRLATLGGLDQVTPRLGLELQENDALDFVDGQQGFSAIQSLADTLRVSGNDSLHALPFPNLQQVGGTVEIVGNQALRSLSGTHLYFVGSDLWISDNDLLQDLSGMNYLQAINVRLIVSGNDSLRTTEGLPGLARVGGLSFSGNSQLEWVGDMPALRSIEFQLDLSFNPKLRGLRNLDGLRYFSQLTLVDNPLLTELSPLSRATYLESLKVQRCPGLTSLGVLAGLREVAELNLMENDNLTRFDLGALQKVSKQFFVTHNPKLPTCRVTSLADAVYTGNPSLRRITNNDDTATCGN, via the coding sequence ATGCGATGGACCTGGACGGCGGTGCTCGCGTTGGTGGCCGGCTGCAACGGCATCCAGCTGGACGACGTCGTGAAGCAGCACGGGGCGCGCACCCGGGTGGCCGCGGAGCCTCCCGGCGTCCACTGCGCGCACGGCGGCAGCGCGGTGCTGTCCGGCCTGGACCTGAACGACAACGACGTGCTCGACGACGGCGAGGTGACGCGCACCGAGTACGTCTGCGCCACGGCGCTGACGCGCATGACGGCCGAGCCGGCGGGGCCCCACTGCGCGCTGGGCGGGCAGGCAATCCAGACGGGTGTGGACGTGGACGGCAGCGGCGCGCTCGAGGACGCCGAAGTCACGGCCACCGACTACCTCTGCGCCACCGCCGTCCCGGACGTGCTGGTGCGCACGCAGGAGGTGCGGCCCGGAGACGCGTGCCCGCATGGCGGCCAGCTGTCGCGCGCCGGGCACGACGCCAACGGCAACGGCGAGCTGGAGGATGGCGAAGTCACCCGCGAGGTGTACGGCTGCATGACCCCGGCAACGGTGGTCGCCCGCGTCCGCAACTCCGAGCCCCCTCCCTTCAATTGCGCCGGGCAGATGACGTCGGTGGAAGCAGGGCTGGACTCGGACCGGGATGGCGAGCTGGACGACGCGGAGCGGCGGACCGGGATGAACCTGTGCGCGGACGCCGCCCGGGTGGTCGTGGCGCTGTTCACGGAGCCGGCGGGCGCGCAGTGCCCCGCCGGGGGCACGTGGGTGGTGGCGGGCGAGGACACCGACAGGGACGGCAAGCTGGACGAGCTGGAAGTCGTCGCGGCGCGCCTCGTATGCCAGCCGCTGCACACGTACGTCGGGGACTATTGGGTGACGACCGCGGCGGACCTCGCGGCGCTCCAGGGCATCTCCCATCTCCAGGGCCACCTCTTCATTTCGGGCACACAGCTGACCGAGGTGGTGCTCCCGGGACTGTCCGTGGTGGAGGGGCAGGTGCTCGTCACCGGCAACAGCCTCCTGACGCGCCTGGAGCTGCCGGGCCTGCGGTTCGTGGGGCAGGACCTGGAGGTCTCCTCGCAGCCGCTGATGGAGACGCTGGTGCTGGGCAGCGCCTTGAGCGGCCAGCTGTGGGTGGAGCAGTACCTGCGCATCCGCTCCAATCCGCGACTGGCGACCCTGGGCGGTCTGGACCAGGTCACCCCGCGCCTGGGGCTGGAGCTGCAGGAGAACGACGCGCTGGACTTCGTCGACGGCCAGCAGGGCTTCTCCGCCATCCAGTCGCTCGCGGACACCCTCCGCGTCTCCGGCAACGATTCGCTGCACGCGCTCCCCTTCCCCAACCTGCAGCAGGTGGGCGGCACCGTGGAGATTGTCGGCAACCAGGCCCTTCGGTCCCTGTCGGGAACGCACCTGTACTTCGTCGGCTCGGACCTGTGGATCTCCGACAATGACCTGCTCCAGGACCTGTCGGGGATGAACTACCTGCAGGCCATCAACGTCCGGCTCATCGTCTCCGGCAACGATTCGCTGCGCACCACCGAGGGCCTGCCGGGACTCGCCCGGGTGGGTGGGCTCAGCTTCAGCGGGAACTCCCAGCTGGAGTGGGTGGGCGACATGCCCGCCCTGCGCTCCATCGAATTCCAGCTCGACCTCAGCTTCAACCCGAAGCTGCGGGGCCTGCGCAACCTGGATGGCCTGCGGTACTTCTCGCAGCTGACCCTCGTCGACAACCCGCTGCTGACCGAGCTGTCGCCGCTCTCGCGGGCCACGTACCTGGAGAGCCTGAAGGTGCAGCGCTGCCCCGGGCTGACGAGCCTGGGCGTGCTGGCGGGCCTGCGCGAGGTGGCCGAGCTCAACCTGATGGAGAACGACAACCTGACCCGGTTCGACCTGGGCGCGCTGCAGAAGGTGTCGAAGCAGTTCTTCGTCACCCACAACCCGAAGCTGCCCACGTGCCGGGTCACCTCGCTCGCGGATGCGGTGTACACGGGCAACCCATCCCTGCGGCGCATCACCAACAACGACGACACGGCCACCTGTGGCAACTGA